One Archangium violaceum genomic window, GAAGGGAATCCATCTTGGGAACGCCATCCACACCCCGTGTGAGGGCGCCTTTTCCTGGAGGGCTAATAGACGCCGATGAGGCGCGCCCGGTACTCGAACGTTGATTGCTCCAAGAGCTTGGGCTCGAGGAGCAGATCGAGGGGAATCATGAGCAGGCCCGAGGTCATTGAGGACGCGATCGCCTTCGTCAACCTCCCGGGCGGGTGGTGCCAGCCCTCGACCAGCCATCGGGTCCTGAGCTCCTCCTCATCCCGGATCACCTCGGGAGGGGGTGGCTTCAGCTCACCCAGGGAGGCGGGCACGACCTTCAGCACGAACGCATCGAAGAGGCGATTTCCCGAGCCCTGCTCGAGTCTGGCGCCCAGGAGCGATCCACTTCGGGAGTGGCGCAGCTCGAGCTTGACCGTGAGCAACGCGCCCCGGCTCTCCAGCGCCTCGAGTGTCTCGCGGGCCTGCGCGGGCCCGATCATTCTGAGGACCGCCTCCGGATCGTCCCTGAATAGCGAATTGAGCTTCTCGCTATGCAACGGCGTGCGGGAGGGAGGTGAGTACCCCGGCCCACCCGTCCGGCCGTATTCCTCGGCGGCCTCGGTGTAGTTCTTCAAGAGGCCCGCGAGGGGATTGTGGATGCCGAGCTGCGCGGGCGTTCCTCCATCCGCCCGCGCCAGGGCTCCCTCGAGTGAGTCCCGAGCCTCTTCCAGGTAGGGATGCCCTCCGATGCCCCGGGCACGCCCTTCCGCCATGTCGTCGTCGAGCCAGTTCTGGACGCGTGCGGTGAGCCGCTCCGATTCCTCTTCCGGCGACTCGGGCCGGAGCTCGGGATCACCCGGGCGCAACGTCCTCCCGCGTGACTCCGCTGGCCCCACCGCGACGGACCCCTCCGAGGGCGGCGCCGTCATCCAGGACGGGACGAGCACGGGCGCACGCGGCACGTCGGCTTCCGCCGTCCCGGCGAGGGGTGGGTCCGAGGGCTCTTTCACGGGCGCCGCGCGTGGGCGCTCGGCGCGGGTGGCGGGCCGGGTGCGCTTGGGGCCCTTCGCGGGAGGGGGTTTCGGCACCTCGGCGACGGACGGCCGCGCCTCGATGAACTCCAACTCCACGGAGAGCGGCTCCGGCTCCGCCCGCGTCAGGGCAGGAGCGGGGGGAACCGGCTCCACCTCCAGCCACAGCCAGACCCCGAGCAGCAGGTGCAGGAGCACCGAAACGAGCAGGGGAAGAGAAAGCCTGTCGCGGGAAGCGCGTGCACTCATGACGGTGACCATCCTCGACTCCCGAGGGCGTCACGGACAAGCCCCTCTCCCCTTCCCCGAGTGGGAATGCCCTCCGGGCGACGAAGCTGCTCAACAACCCGTACACCATGGGCCTATGAGCTGGGAGTGCCGCGGCCGTGAGCCCCGGGGTGGATGCCCGGCGTCAGACAGAGGGGGCGTCGGGAATCCAGGAGCCGTGGAGCCCCAGGCCACGCTGGAGCGCCAACTCGTGCAGTAGGCTGAACGGCGGCTCGACCCGAAGGTCCAGGGCCTGGTGGCGAGGCACGAGTGCGCTTCTGGACCCGGCTGCACGGACTGCTCAGCCTGGAGCTCCTGGGTCACTTCGCGGTCATGGGCATCGACCCCGCCCTTCTCTACACGGCCGAGGTCGATGCCCTGCTCGGCGGCGAGGAGCCTCCACGGGTCTTCGGTACGTCGAGTGGGCAGGGTCGAGGAACCGAGGCCGTGCGCACGGGGAGGACTTGGGGTTCAAGGGTGTGCGGAGCCGCGCGATGGCCATGGGACGCAAGTCCCCGCGAGAGTTCGAGGCATGAATGAGACAGGGGCACGACCTGGGGTGCCAGAAAGCCGCGGCTGTGCATGACAGGGCGCCTGGCTCCGCTGCCCTGCTGGCCGGGTTGCAGTCGAATCTGTCGGCGCTCCGGAGCTCGGTCCCCAGCTGCCTGCTTCTACTGCGAGGGGCTACGCCGCTACTGGCAGGGGCGGAGTCAACTCCATGCCTCCGCAGCACAGCAGTATCATCGCCCTGAATGCCTTGGGATTGCGGAAGCCATAGGCGCGACGGATGAGGGCTCGAATCTTGTTGTTGATTCCCTCCACCACTCCGTTGCTCAGCCCCGTCTCGACATAGGCGAGAATGCCGTCCTTGTGCCGCTGGACTGTCTTCGCCAGCTTCGCGAAGGGGGCGAGCCTGGAGTGGCTGGCCCACTGACACCACTTGTCCAGGTGCTCCGAGGCCCGCTTGGGCCGCACGTAGTCCATGCCCCGTGCCAGGCTCTCCTTGAGCAGATAGGCCCGGTAGAGCGTCTGGTTCGTCTTCTTCAACTCGCTGAGCTTCTCTCCCTGGCGCACCGTCAGGTTCCACGGATTCTTCAGCAGCGCCCAACGGCTGTGCTTGAGCGCCTTGCCCTCCTGGCTCCCCGCCTGCTCCCGCACCTGCTGCCGGCGCACCGTGTCCAGCGCTTCGTTCGCCAGCTTCTGCACGTGGAAGCGGTCGAACACCTTGCGCACGTGTGGGGCCCGGTTGCCCACCGCCTTGCTGAAGGCCGCCGACAGGTCCATCGTCGCGTGCGTCAACTCCTTCGTCCTCTCCTCTCCCAGCTCGTCGAAGAAGCCGTTGAGCGTCTCTTCGCTCTTCCCCTCCGCCACCCAGACGACTCGCGAGCGCAGGTGGTCCACCACCAGACTCACGTACTGGTGCCCGGCGCGCCAGCCCAGCTCGTCCACCCCAATGACTTGCAGCCCCTCCAGGCGCCCAGGCGACAGGCGCTCCTCCACCAGCCGCTCGATGATGGTGCCCACCGTGCGCCAGTTGATGCCCAGCAACCGGCAGATGGACGACTTGTCCAGGCGTTGCGCCTGCCAGGCCACCAACTCCTCGAAGCCGTGCGTGAAGCTCGAGCCGTGCGCCGCCCAGGGCACCCGCTCCACCCTCACTCCATGCTCCCGGCAGCGCACCCGGCGCGGGGCGTACCGCAGCCAGAAGATGGTTTCTCCCAGCGCCAGGTGCCGCCACAGGCGCCCGGGTTTCGTGTCGTAGCCTGGGGCGGGCCGGCCGCACACTCCACAGCGCGGCTTGCGCTGGCGGGGGCGCACCTGCACCACCAGTCCCCCGGGCCCCATCTGCACCCCGCGCACGCTCATCCCCTGGATGCGCAGCACGCGCCCCATCACCTCCCCCACACTCGGCCCCGCCACTCCCCGCCTCCCCGCCAGCACTCGCAGGGGCGGCACGCACTGCAACTCCGCGACCAGGGCTCTTGCGAGAGTGACAGCCACCTCTCCGCACTGCCCCTCTCCCATCTCTCACCGGAGACCCTCCGTCCATCCTGTCGCGCCCACCTCAGCTACAGAAGATCCGGCGAGAGCAGGAGGGGTGAGAGCGATTGTGAAGAACCTGGGACTGCCCACGGCAGGAGCGAGGCAGGTCCCGGCGAGAGGGCCTCCTCAGGCCGCGTGGTGTTGAGGCGCGAGCCGCCCGGGACAAGAGAGCCAGGCCCCTGCCGCGCACCTCATGGGAGGGAGGCCAGGGCTGGGGTGTCCCAAGGGGCTGCGCGGCTTGTGCACCGCCCTGCAGCACTGCTCGAGCGGCCCCCGTCAGCGGCCCTCCTCGGCCCCTGCGCTCCAGCCCTCACCCTCAACATGGCCTCTATCCCGCCCATACGCCGGAGGCTTCATGCGCCACAAGAGACTTCATCGGCCGTGCGCGCCGTCCTTCCGCTGGCGGTGGGGTTCGAACAACACGGGCGGGTCGTGGTACCCGACGTATCCCCAGATTTCGAACCACTCGGATACGCGCATCGTGGTCACCCACTCCACGATGGAGTGACGGAGCGCCGCTCCGACCCGCGGCGACGTGGTGAAATGTGGTTTGGCCTGAGGTGGTGCGGGGTGCCGCGAAGAAATCGCCGGCACCCGTGCGCCACCTGGCTTCGGGCCGTGTCTCCGGAGTGGAACGCTGAGTGATAATGACAATTCAACATCGAGCTGAGTCCTTCGTGATACGTGCAGAACAATCGGGAGCTCGTCTGTGAGAATCGCCACCCTCGTCCTTGCCTGTGCTTTATGTGCCGCTTCGAGCCTCGGTTGCGACGGCCCTGCCTCCGACACCCAGCCCCCCACGGCCCCTGGCGCTCTGACGGGTCTCGAGCTCTCGTCCAGCGCCGTCGAACTGTCGTGGAGCGCGGCGACCGACAACGTGGGGGTGACAGGCTACCTGGTGCTTCGTGATGGCACCCAGGCTGGCACGGTGTCCGCAACGGAGTTGAGCTATCGGGACAGCGGCCTGGCCTCCGGCACAACCTACTCGTATACGGTGAAGGCCCAAGACGCGGCCGGCAACGTGAGCCCGGCCTCCAACACCGCCAGCACCGCGACCCGTTCGCTCTCCACGGATGCGACGCCGCCCTCGGCACCCAACACCCTGAAGGCGACCGCCGCTTCGTCCGGACAGGTGAACCTGACGTGGGGCGCGGCCACGGACGACGTGGGCGTGACGGGCTACATCCTCTTCCGCGACGGAACCCAGGTGGGCCTGGCACCCGGGACGGCGTTGGCCTACCAAGACGGTGGCCTGGTCCCCAACACCAGCTACTCGTATACGGTCAAAGCCCAAGACGCTGCTGGCAATGTGGGGCCTGCGTCCAACGTGGCGACCGCCACCACTTTGGCTGCCCCGACTGGCTGCGGCTGTACGGGCAACCCGGGAACCCTCACCCGCGACGTGAGCGGGCCGTGCATTCGCTACGCGGCACCGTCGGGGGCGGCGAACGACATCGTGTTCCGTTTTGACTCGCCCTACACCTGCGGCACCTACGTGAACGGCGACTACTGGGTGGTCGTCGGGTCGAGCGGACGCGTCAACATCACCGGCATCTCTCCCGCCGCCTCCGGCGGCCGTCACGGCGCTGGCATCAACCCCGACGGCAGGATCGGTGCTTCTCAGTCCTGGGACAGCCGGTTCCGGAATTACAAAGCGGGGCTTACGTTCCCCTATGCCGCCAAGGCGGGAGACGCGGTGATCAAGTACGTCTCGAGGGACTCCACCTCCACGATGAAGACCCTGGGACAGTTCGCGGCCGTGGTGACGGTACTCGCCGCGCCGCCAGCGGATCCGGCCAATGAATTCAGGCCCCCCTATGTTGGAACCTATCGGCCGGTTTTTTCCGCGACGAAGCTCCGTATGGACCGTCTCTCGCGCCTGCCGAACACGGGGGCGGTGAAGTCCAATTCCATCAGCCAGCAGACGGCCGAAAAATGGACTCAACATCTCCGCCTCGACTACACGGCAGACAGCGTGGACAACGACATCATGCCGCCGGCGGACGCCAACCCCAATGGCAAGTCCTGGTCCGGCGACATCTGGCAGTTCGACACCGAGCTCCTGGGCTGGCTCAACCTGGCGGATGTCTGCGGCAGCCCTCCCTGCACGGCGCAACAGGACAACGAGGCCAAGCTGAAGACCCTCATCGGCTACGTCCAGCACGGAATCGATGTCTGGGCCACCCAGCACATGGGAGTCAGCTTCGAGCGAGGAGGCGGCGGCAACGGCGCTGGAAAGCTGCTCACCTGGGTCTGGGCGGCAACGCTGCTCGACGAGCCCCAGCTCTCCATGGACTTCGCCACGCTCAATGCGGGCCACTTCTTCGAGACGTCGTCCTATTACCGCGGCGCGAACAACGTGGCACTCTGGGGACAGTTGACCGGCAGCGAGCAGGAATATTGGGATGACGTCGCGGCTCCCCCGGGTTTGACCAAGACGATCCGGGATCCGTACGGCTATATCGACGGTGGGGCCATCCCTGGCACTTCGTATCAAGACAACACAGCCATGCAGACGAAATACACCGCGATGCTCATGCGGCTGATGCCCGCGCTTCGCAACCGCTGGCCGCTCAACGCCAGCGTGATTCTCGACTACGCAGATCGATGGGTGAACGTCGGAGCATGGGCCAAGCCGGATCCTTGCGCGCCCCGCTCGGGCACCTACGGCGTCAACTACGGCCCCAACGGCAGTGGCTCCTGCGTCGCCGGCTCGGGCCGGTTCCCCACGGGCCACGGGTACAACAAGGACGGAGGCAATCGCAGCGACGCCTTCGGCAACGCGTTCTGGAGTGCCTACCGGGCGTGCGCTGAGACCTGCACGTGCCCGAACCAGTCGTGCGTTCCCTAGGAGCGTGTCGGAGAACCCCACCGCTGGGGGTGGGGTAGAGGGGTGACGCCCCAGGTGGTCCTTCATCTGGGGGCGTACACCAAGGAGTGCGGCCAGCCGCCCTACCACCCGGTGATGATGACGTTGCTGCTCATGTACGCCTACACGCGCGGCATTACGAGCAGCCGGGAGATTGAGCGGCGGTGCGAGACGGACATCGCCTTCCGCTACCTGACGGGAGGAGAGCGGCCCGACCACGACACGGTGTGCGCCTTCCGGGTGAGACACCTGGAGGCCTTCCGAGCCCTCTTCGTGGACACGCCGCGGGTGGCCAGCCAGTCGGGGCTCGAGAAGGTGGGGCACCTGTCGGTGGACGGCACGAAGATGAAGGCCAACGCCAGCAAGCACAAGGCCATGAGCTACGGGCGAATGGACGAGGCGATGGAGAAGCTGGACGAGCAGGTGGCACGCCTGCTGGCGGAGGCCGAGGCGCTGGATGCACAGGAGGACGAGCGCCACGGCAAGGGACGGCGTGGGGACGAGCTGCCCGAGGAGATGAAGAATCCAAAGAAGCGCGCCGAGCGGCTGCGGGAGGCGGCGCGCCAGGTGGCGGCGGAGAAGAAGGTGGCGCTGGCGGTGGAGAAGGAGAAGCGCCGGGAGAGGATTGGCCAGGCGAAGCAGGAGTTGGAGGAGCAGGCCAGGAAGAAGGCCCAGGCCGAGGGCAAGGAGCCCGAGGAGGCGCAAGGTGCGAGGAGAATTCTCGCTGGCGTGCGCCGTCCACAACCTCAAGAAGATGTGGAAGCAGGGTTGGGCGCTGCCTGGCCTGGCCGCGCAGGCCGCGTAGCGGCGAGGTCGCCGCGAGGCGGCACGACGAGTGGTCGTTTCGTCCTCCCCTCATGACCACTGCGCCTGTAGCGCCATATGGTGCCTGCTATGCGTCACTGTCCCTCTGGCCGATTCCCCGACACGCGCCTAGCCTGTGAGGCCGCATGGCGAGCATCGGTCACGTGGCGGTGGGAATGGCACTCGGACGTCTCGGCGCGGGAGCGGCACCGCCGGGGCGTGTGGCCGCGTCCATGCT contains:
- a CDS encoding transposase, with translation MTPQVVLHLGAYTKECGQPPYHPVMMTLLLMYAYTRGITSSREIERRCETDIAFRYLTGGERPDHDTVCAFRVRHLEAFRALFVDTPRVASQSGLEKVGHLSVDGTKMKANASKHKAMSYGRMDEAMEKLDEQVARLLAEAEALDAQEDERHGKGRRGDELPEEMKNPKKRAERLREAARQVAAEKKVALAVEKEKRRERIGQAKQELEEQARKKAQAEGKEPEEAQGARRILAGVRRPQPQEDVEAGLGAAWPGRAGRVAARSPRGGTTSGRFVLPS
- a CDS encoding fibronectin type III domain-containing protein; protein product: MRIATLVLACALCAASSLGCDGPASDTQPPTAPGALTGLELSSSAVELSWSAATDNVGVTGYLVLRDGTQAGTVSATELSYRDSGLASGTTYSYTVKAQDAAGNVSPASNTASTATRSLSTDATPPSAPNTLKATAASSGQVNLTWGAATDDVGVTGYILFRDGTQVGLAPGTALAYQDGGLVPNTSYSYTVKAQDAAGNVGPASNVATATTLAAPTGCGCTGNPGTLTRDVSGPCIRYAAPSGAANDIVFRFDSPYTCGTYVNGDYWVVVGSSGRVNITGISPAASGGRHGAGINPDGRIGASQSWDSRFRNYKAGLTFPYAAKAGDAVIKYVSRDSTSTMKTLGQFAAVVTVLAAPPADPANEFRPPYVGTYRPVFSATKLRMDRLSRLPNTGAVKSNSISQQTAEKWTQHLRLDYTADSVDNDIMPPADANPNGKSWSGDIWQFDTELLGWLNLADVCGSPPCTAQQDNEAKLKTLIGYVQHGIDVWATQHMGVSFERGGGGNGAGKLLTWVWAATLLDEPQLSMDFATLNAGHFFETSSYYRGANNVALWGQLTGSEQEYWDDVAAPPGLTKTIRDPYGYIDGGAIPGTSYQDNTAMQTKYTAMLMRLMPALRNRWPLNASVILDYADRWVNVGAWAKPDPCAPRSGTYGVNYGPNGSGSCVAGSGRFPTGHGYNKDGGNRSDAFGNAFWSAYRACAETCTCPNQSCVP
- a CDS encoding ISL3 family transposase, with product MAGPSVGEVMGRVLRIQGMSVRGVQMGPGGLVVQVRPRQRKPRCGVCGRPAPGYDTKPGRLWRHLALGETIFWLRYAPRRVRCREHGVRVERVPWAAHGSSFTHGFEELVAWQAQRLDKSSICRLLGINWRTVGTIIERLVEERLSPGRLEGLQVIGVDELGWRAGHQYVSLVVDHLRSRVVWVAEGKSEETLNGFFDELGEERTKELTHATMDLSAAFSKAVGNRAPHVRKVFDRFHVQKLANEALDTVRRQQVREQAGSQEGKALKHSRWALLKNPWNLTVRQGEKLSELKKTNQTLYRAYLLKESLARGMDYVRPKRASEHLDKWCQWASHSRLAPFAKLAKTVQRHKDGILAYVETGLSNGVVEGINNKIRALIRRAYGFRNPKAFRAMILLCCGGMELTPPLPVAA